One part of the Sesamum indicum cultivar Zhongzhi No. 13 linkage group LG14, S_indicum_v1.0, whole genome shotgun sequence genome encodes these proteins:
- the LOC105176540 gene encoding COP9 signalosome complex subunit 6a: protein MASSSSSGLTFKLHPLVIVNISDHYTRVKSQSLSPHSASASASAADASSLPPPPPPRVFGCVIGVQRGRTVEIFNSFELLYDPSTHSLDRAFLEKKQELYKKVFPHFYILGWYSTGSDAQESDMIIHKALMDINESPVYVLLNPSINPAQKDLPITIYESELHVIDGIPQLIFVRSSYTIETVEAERISVDHVAHLKPSDGGSAATQLAAHLTGIHSAIKMLNSRIRVLHHYLLAMQKGDIPCENSLLRQVSSLLRRLPAIESEKFQDDFLMEYNDTLLITYLAMFTNCSSTMNELVDKFNAAYDRQGRRGGRTAFI from the exons ATGGCGTCGTCCTCCAGCAGCGGCCTCACTTTCAAGCTCCACCCACTCGTCATTGTCAACATCTCCGATCACTACACTCGGGTCAAGTCACAATCTCTTTCCCCTCACTCTGCCTCTGCCTCTGCCTCTGCCGCCGACGCCTCCTCGCtgcctcctcctcctccgcctCGCGTTTTCGGATGCGTCATCGGTGTCCAGCGCGGTCGCACCGTCGAGATCTTCAACAGCTTCGAGCTTCTCTACGACCCCTCCACCCACTCCCTCGACCGCGCTTTTCTCGAGAAAAAGCAAGAGCTTT ATAAGAAGGTGTTTCCGCATTTTTATATTCTGGGGTGGTACTCCACGGGGAGCGATGCTCAAGAATCCGACATGATTATTCACAAAGCT TTGATGGATATAAATGAGAGCCCAGTATATGTTCTACTCAACCCTTCAATAAATCCTGCGCAAAAGGATCTGCCTATCACAATTTATGAAAGTG AGTTGCATGTTATTGATGGCATTCCCCAGCTTATTTTTGTTCGGTCAAGCTACACAATAGAG ACGGTGGAAGCTGAACGAATATCGGTTGATCATGTTGCCCATCTGAAACCATCTGATGGGGGTTCAGCTGCAACTCAAT TGGCTGCTCATCTTACTGGCATACACAGTGCCATCAAGATGCTGAATAGCAGAATTAGAGTACTTCATCACTATCTTCTAGCCATGCAGAAAG GGGATATTCCCTGTGAGAACTCATTGCTAAGGCAAGTATCTAGTCTCTTGAGAAGATTACCAGCCATTGAATCcgaaaaatttcaagatgattTCTTGATG GAATATAATGATACGTTATTGATAACTTATCTTGCCATGTTCACCAACTGCTCCAG CACAATGAATGAGCTGGTCGACAAATTCAACGCTGCTTATGACAGGCAGGGTCGTAGGGGTGGTCGAACTGCTTTTATCTAA
- the LOC105176539 gene encoding F-box protein At-B: MTDCNKRPCGETATALPETSGGAQPQEGFPLPDTIVLSEVLRRLELESLCALACVSRSLRSMVSQALSTLPSLDLSAFSPNGELLHRIVPRLRGAKSVTIDCLHLDDCSVISVLGPHIQELNLLKCASLSYDVLASIGEKCPNLRILVLELAGESSPEIFRRNLIKMLKKFLYLEHLSIKVRGTEDDAYDLACIDVVLPKTLKFLKLQPVNEQDAILFVEKLGYEREIPSKLVNSSIDSSLGFSGFALQRLSLVLNLISDRLVASIMGSLPLLVELDLEDRPCTEPKLPHDLTNIGLQFLGSFQHLTHLSIVRSRQNYPVSFKRINDLGLLLLCESCRALESVRLGGFSKVTDAGFSSLLRSCYNLKKFEIQNAPLLSDLAFHNIVGVVSPLVELKLNSCNLITSEAVAELASSSTLEVLDTYSCRSIADNCLVYISFLSTLTSLNLGGADITDGGLGVLSKCDLPITNLCLRGCTRVTDRGIICLLNSGVRIKKTLSSLDVGHMPGISDRAIHAIISSGEAITELCMRYCFHVTDDSLRTLASGRYSGSSLLQKLDISHCLRFSVGVVELLERPLFRGLRWLGVGGTSLTKRADVIGICRMRPWLTICFEGCELGCHDGWQYHKYNDGN, from the exons ATGACTGATTGCAACAAGAGACCCTGCGGCGAGACAGCCACCGCGCTGCCCGAAACCAGCGGCGGCGCTCAACCGCAAGAGGGGTTTCCTCTCCCAGACACCATAGTCCTCAGTGAGGTTTTGCGTAGATTGGAGCTGGAGTCACTTTGCGCTCTGGCCTGCGTGAGTCGGTCTCTCCGTTCTATGGTCTCTCAAGCTCTTTCCACTCTTCCATCTCTTGATCTTTCT GCATTTTCACCGAATGGGGAACTTCTTCATCGCATTGTTCCGAGATTAAGAGGAGCTAAGAGTGTAACTATTGATTGTCTCCACTTGGATGATTGCTCCGTCATCAGCGTTCTTGGACCACATATCCAAGAATTGAATCTGCTCAAGTGTGCATCACTATCCTATGATGTTCTTGCTTCAATTGGAGAGAAGTGCCCTAATTTGAG gattcttgttcttgaattGGCAGGGGAGAGCTCACCTGAAATTTTTAGGAGAAACCTCATAAAAATGCTGaagaaatttctttatttggag CATCTATCTATAAAAGTCCGTGGAACAGAGGATGATGCATATGATTTAGCTTGCATTGATGTTGTCCTCCCAAAGACTCTGAAATTTCTCAAGTTGCAGCCGGTGAATGAACAAGATGCTATTCTGTTTGTAGAGAAACTCGGATATGAAAGAGAGATTCCAAGCAAATTGGTCAATTCTAGTATCGACTCGTCTTTAGGCTTTAGTGGTTTTGCATTGCAACGCTTGTCACTCGTCCTGAATCTCATATCTGATAGACTTGTGGCCTCTATCATGGGCTCACTTCCGCTCTTGGTTGAGCTGGATCTTGAAGACAGGCCATGTACAGAACCAAAACTCCCTCATGACTTGACTAACATCGGGTTGCAGTTTCTAGGCTCCTTTCAGCATCTAACTCATCTCTCAATTGTGAGAAGTAGACAAAACTATCCAGTGtcttttaaaagaataaacgATTTGGGTTTATTACTTCTGTGTGAGAGTTGTCGAGCCCTAGAATCTGTAAGACTTGGTGGGTTTTCTAAAGTTACTGATGCAGGATTTTCGTCACTTCTACGGTCATGTTACAATTTGAAGAAGTTTGAGATTCAGAACGCACCATTGTTGTCAGACTTGGCATTCCACAACATCGTTGGAGTTGTCTCACCTCTTGTTGAATTGAAATTAAACTCGTGCAATCTCATAACTAGTGAAGCTGTTGCAGAACTGGCCTCGTCTAGTACCTTGGAAGTGCTGGACACATACAGTTGCAGAAGCATAGCAGACAATTGCCTTGTCTACATATCATTCCTTAGTACATTGACGTCTCTTAATCTGGGAGGAGCTGATATTACAGATGGTGGTCTCGGTGTTTTGAGTAAATGTGATCTACCTATAACCAATTTGTGCCTGAGAGGATGCACCAGAGTAACTGACCGAGGAATTATATGCTTACTCAACAGCGGTGTGAGGATCAAGAAGACTTTATCATCTTTGGATGTCGGCCACATGCCAGGAATATCAGATAGAGCCATTCATGCAATTATTTCCAGCGGTGAAGCAATTACCGAACTATGCATGAGATACTGCTTTCATGTGACTGATGATTCGCTTAGAACATTGGCTTCAGGGAGGTACAGTGGAAGTAGTCTCCTCCAAAAACTTGATATTAGTCACTGTTTGCGATTCTCTGTTGGGGTAGTGGAGTTGCTAGAAAGGCCTTTGTTCCGTGGTCTTCGTTGGCTTGGCGTTGGTGGTACTTCTTTGACGAAGAGGGCAGATGTTATTGGAATCTGCAGAATGCGGCCATGGCTCACCATTTGTTTCGAAGGTTGTGAACTTGGATGTCACGATGGATGGCAATACCACAAGTATAATGATGGCAACTAA
- the LOC105176541 gene encoding probable WRKY transcription factor 2 isoform X2: MGGFDDHVAIMGDWMPPSPSPRAFFTSMIADDVVARAIADSSVENEGRPPFLGPEGHSASGSADRNDLRQASTVGDEASNSNSLNGPKLSSRGGLMERIAARAGFNAPRLNTESIKPADLSKNQEVRSPYLTIPPGLSPATLLESPVFLSNSLVLPSPTTGKFSFAPSGNNQNSMLMSDDPDKGKENTSGDTSSFAFKPIPESGTIPYFSAANKSFPGVGVSARSDTSFLHRSAEPPEIQTFSKPHAEKKAGSNLSSEQTYHSVGFAENSPPLDEPHGDDGDQRSSGDNIGGSQAEDGYNWRKYGQKQVKGSEYPRSYYKCTHPNCAVKKKVERSHEGHITEIIHKGAHNHPKPPPNRRSAFGSSSALSDIQLESEQPGTDANGDLVWSTVQNGNAPGAPDWRQDNLEATSSAELVQEYSNGATFQAQNGAQYESGDAVDGSSPFSNDEEDDDQATHASVSLGYDVEGDESESKRRRIETYASEMSGATRAIREPRVVVQTTSEVDILDDGYRWRKYGQKVVKGNPNPRSYYKCTSAGCNVRKHVERASHDLKSVITTYEGKHNHDVPAARNSSHVNSGGSNTLPAQQAHGAAVSSQVHRPEPSQIHGSAAQFERPGLGSFSLPGRPQLGLGPGFGFGMNQAGLASLGLARLGCNQSKLPVLPVHPYLGHQPRPMSGMGLMQPKAEPKLEPLTDSVLNSSHRSSVYQQLISRLPLGPQM; this comes from the exons ATGGGTGGGTTTGATGATCATGTTGCTATTATGGGAGATTGGATGCCTCCGAGCCCAAGTCCAAGAGCCTTTTTCACATCAATGATCGCCGATGATGTTGTGGCACGGGCAATTGCAGACTCTAGTGTTGAAAATGAAGGTCGCCCTCCTTTTCTGGGTCCTGAAGGACACAGTGCATCTGGAAGTGCCGATCGAAATGATCTGAGGCAAGCTAGCACAGTAGGTGATGAAGCAAGCAACTCAAATTCACTCAACGGACCAAAGCTGAGCTCCCGAGGAGGCCTTATGGAGAGGATAGCAGCCAGAGCTGGTTTCAATGCTCCGAGATTGAATACAGAAAGCATTAAACCAGCTGACCTTTCTAAGAACCAAGAAGTTCGGTCTCCTTATCTGACAATTCCTCCCGGTCTTAGCCCAGCAACTCTGCTAGAATCTCCCGTTTTCCTCTCTAATTCACTG GTTCTGCCATCTCCTACAActggaaaattttcttttgcccCGAGTGGAAACAATCAGAACTCTATGTTGATGTCAGATGATCCTGACAAGGGCAAGGAGAATACTTCTGGGGATACCTCATCATTTGCATTCAAACCTATTCCTGAATCCGGAACAATCCCATATTTTAGTGCAGCTAACAAA TCTTTTCCGGGTGTTGGGGTTTCTGCTCGTTCAGATACCTCGTTTCTGCATCGAAGTGCAGAACCTCCAGAGATCCAAACCTTCTCTAAACCACATGCGGAAAAAAAGGCAGGCAGCAATCTCTCGTCGGAGCAGACTTACCATTCTGTTGGTTTTGCAGAGAACTCCCCACCTCTTGATGAGCCACATGGGGATGATGGAGATCAAAGGAGCAGTGGAGATAATATTGGTGGCAGCCAAGCCGAGGATGGTTATAATTGGAGAAAATACGGGCAGAAACAAGTAAAAGGAAGCGAGTATCCTAGGAGTTATTACAAGTGCACGCATCCAAATTGTGCAGTCAAGAAAAAAGTGGAACGGTCTCATGAAGGTCATATCACTGAGATAATTCACAAGGGAGCCCACAACCACCCAAAACCTCCCCCCAATCGCAGATCAGCCTTTGGGTCCTCAAGTGCACTGAGTGACATCCAGCTTGAGTCTGAACAACCCGGGACAGATGCAAATGGTGATCTCGTCTGGTCAACTGTACAAAACGGGAATGCTCCAGGAGCCCCAGATTGGAGGCAAGACAATCTTGAAGCAACATCCTCGGCAGAATTGGTCCAAGAATACAGCAATGGAGCTACTTTCCAGGCTCAAAATGGTGCCCAATACGAGTCAGGTGATGCTGTGGATGGTTCTTCTCCTTTCTCAAATGATGAGGAAGATGATGATCAGGCAACACATGCGAGTGTATCATTAGGTTATGATGTCGAAGGAGATGAATCAGAATCAAAGAGAAG GAGAATTGAAACTTATGCTTCGGAAATGAGTGGGGCTACCAGAGCCATAAGGGAGCCAAGAGTTGTGGTCCAAACGACCAGCGAGGTGGACATCCTCGATGATGGGTATCGTTGGCGCAAGTACGGGCAGAAAGTTGTGAAAGGAAATCCAAATCCAAG GAGTTACTACAAGTGCACAAGTGCCGGTTGCAACGTCCGGAAGCACGTTGAGAGGGCATCTCACGACCTGAAGTCCGTGATAACTACATATGAGGGTAAGCACAATCACGATGTCCCTGCAGCCCGTAACAGCAGCCACGTTAATTCCGGGGGGTCAAACACACTTCCTGCACAACAAGCTCATGGAGCTGCTGTTTCAAGTCAAGTACACCGACCCGAGCCTTCTCAAATTCACGGCAGTGCAGCCCAGTTCGAGAGACCTGGGCTGGGCTCATTCAGTCTCCCAGGTAGGCCGCAGCTCGGATTGGGCCCTGGCTTTGGGTTTGGGATGAACCAAGCAGGGCTAGCTAGCCTGGGACTGGCTAGGTTGGGCTGTAATCAAAGCAAGTTACCAGTATTGCCAGTTCATCCATATCTAGGACACCAACCTCGACCGATGAGTGGCATGGGTTTAATGCAGCCAAAAGCAGAACCCAAATTGGAGCCTCTCACAGATTCTGTATTGAACTCGTCCCACAGGTCCTCAGTTTATCAGCAGCTCATCAGTCGATTGCCGCTTGGACCacaaatgtaa
- the LOC105176541 gene encoding probable WRKY transcription factor 2 isoform X1, translating into MGGFDDHVAIMGDWMPPSPSPRAFFTSMIADDVVARAIADSSVENEGRPPFLGPEGHSASGSADRNDLRQASTVGDEASNSNSLNGPKLSSRGGLMERIAARAGFNAPRLNTESIKPADLSKNQEVRSPYLTIPPGLSPATLLESPVFLSNSLVLPSPTTGKFSFAPSGNNQNSMLMSDDPDKGKENTSGDTSSFAFKPIPESGTIPYFSAANKAYDSGFAPQSFPGVGVSARSDTSFLHRSAEPPEIQTFSKPHAEKKAGSNLSSEQTYHSVGFAENSPPLDEPHGDDGDQRSSGDNIGGSQAEDGYNWRKYGQKQVKGSEYPRSYYKCTHPNCAVKKKVERSHEGHITEIIHKGAHNHPKPPPNRRSAFGSSSALSDIQLESEQPGTDANGDLVWSTVQNGNAPGAPDWRQDNLEATSSAELVQEYSNGATFQAQNGAQYESGDAVDGSSPFSNDEEDDDQATHASVSLGYDVEGDESESKRRRIETYASEMSGATRAIREPRVVVQTTSEVDILDDGYRWRKYGQKVVKGNPNPRSYYKCTSAGCNVRKHVERASHDLKSVITTYEGKHNHDVPAARNSSHVNSGGSNTLPAQQAHGAAVSSQVHRPEPSQIHGSAAQFERPGLGSFSLPGRPQLGLGPGFGFGMNQAGLASLGLARLGCNQSKLPVLPVHPYLGHQPRPMSGMGLMQPKAEPKLEPLTDSVLNSSHRSSVYQQLISRLPLGPQM; encoded by the exons ATGGGTGGGTTTGATGATCATGTTGCTATTATGGGAGATTGGATGCCTCCGAGCCCAAGTCCAAGAGCCTTTTTCACATCAATGATCGCCGATGATGTTGTGGCACGGGCAATTGCAGACTCTAGTGTTGAAAATGAAGGTCGCCCTCCTTTTCTGGGTCCTGAAGGACACAGTGCATCTGGAAGTGCCGATCGAAATGATCTGAGGCAAGCTAGCACAGTAGGTGATGAAGCAAGCAACTCAAATTCACTCAACGGACCAAAGCTGAGCTCCCGAGGAGGCCTTATGGAGAGGATAGCAGCCAGAGCTGGTTTCAATGCTCCGAGATTGAATACAGAAAGCATTAAACCAGCTGACCTTTCTAAGAACCAAGAAGTTCGGTCTCCTTATCTGACAATTCCTCCCGGTCTTAGCCCAGCAACTCTGCTAGAATCTCCCGTTTTCCTCTCTAATTCACTG GTTCTGCCATCTCCTACAActggaaaattttcttttgcccCGAGTGGAAACAATCAGAACTCTATGTTGATGTCAGATGATCCTGACAAGGGCAAGGAGAATACTTCTGGGGATACCTCATCATTTGCATTCAAACCTATTCCTGAATCCGGAACAATCCCATATTTTAGTGCAGCTAACAAA GCATATGATTCTGGTTTTGCTCCTCAGTCTTTTCCGGGTGTTGGGGTTTCTGCTCGTTCAGATACCTCGTTTCTGCATCGAAGTGCAGAACCTCCAGAGATCCAAACCTTCTCTAAACCACATGCGGAAAAAAAGGCAGGCAGCAATCTCTCGTCGGAGCAGACTTACCATTCTGTTGGTTTTGCAGAGAACTCCCCACCTCTTGATGAGCCACATGGGGATGATGGAGATCAAAGGAGCAGTGGAGATAATATTGGTGGCAGCCAAGCCGAGGATGGTTATAATTGGAGAAAATACGGGCAGAAACAAGTAAAAGGAAGCGAGTATCCTAGGAGTTATTACAAGTGCACGCATCCAAATTGTGCAGTCAAGAAAAAAGTGGAACGGTCTCATGAAGGTCATATCACTGAGATAATTCACAAGGGAGCCCACAACCACCCAAAACCTCCCCCCAATCGCAGATCAGCCTTTGGGTCCTCAAGTGCACTGAGTGACATCCAGCTTGAGTCTGAACAACCCGGGACAGATGCAAATGGTGATCTCGTCTGGTCAACTGTACAAAACGGGAATGCTCCAGGAGCCCCAGATTGGAGGCAAGACAATCTTGAAGCAACATCCTCGGCAGAATTGGTCCAAGAATACAGCAATGGAGCTACTTTCCAGGCTCAAAATGGTGCCCAATACGAGTCAGGTGATGCTGTGGATGGTTCTTCTCCTTTCTCAAATGATGAGGAAGATGATGATCAGGCAACACATGCGAGTGTATCATTAGGTTATGATGTCGAAGGAGATGAATCAGAATCAAAGAGAAG GAGAATTGAAACTTATGCTTCGGAAATGAGTGGGGCTACCAGAGCCATAAGGGAGCCAAGAGTTGTGGTCCAAACGACCAGCGAGGTGGACATCCTCGATGATGGGTATCGTTGGCGCAAGTACGGGCAGAAAGTTGTGAAAGGAAATCCAAATCCAAG GAGTTACTACAAGTGCACAAGTGCCGGTTGCAACGTCCGGAAGCACGTTGAGAGGGCATCTCACGACCTGAAGTCCGTGATAACTACATATGAGGGTAAGCACAATCACGATGTCCCTGCAGCCCGTAACAGCAGCCACGTTAATTCCGGGGGGTCAAACACACTTCCTGCACAACAAGCTCATGGAGCTGCTGTTTCAAGTCAAGTACACCGACCCGAGCCTTCTCAAATTCACGGCAGTGCAGCCCAGTTCGAGAGACCTGGGCTGGGCTCATTCAGTCTCCCAGGTAGGCCGCAGCTCGGATTGGGCCCTGGCTTTGGGTTTGGGATGAACCAAGCAGGGCTAGCTAGCCTGGGACTGGCTAGGTTGGGCTGTAATCAAAGCAAGTTACCAGTATTGCCAGTTCATCCATATCTAGGACACCAACCTCGACCGATGAGTGGCATGGGTTTAATGCAGCCAAAAGCAGAACCCAAATTGGAGCCTCTCACAGATTCTGTATTGAACTCGTCCCACAGGTCCTCAGTTTATCAGCAGCTCATCAGTCGATTGCCGCTTGGACCacaaatgtaa